DNA from Calypte anna isolate BGI_N300 chromosome 6, bCalAnn1_v1.p, whole genome shotgun sequence:
agctttaaagGGGATggtggttgttggtttttttcaactCTGTAGCTTGAAAGCTTAAGTAACAGAGTGAGActcttggaaaaaattattagaaataaCTCAGCTTTGCAACTACATCAGTGGCATGCATGGCACTGAGAGCAAAGCTTAAGGTACATAAAACTTCAAACCCAGACaacaaaattctgaaaaaatatcATGTTTATGTTTGTTGTTCATTACAGGATTCTGGCCTGGAGAGGACTGCTGTGGGTTTTACAATAATGCTGCCTCCACAGCTGTTCCACAAAATCCTAGGAGTGGCTTTCTTTGTGCTCCCATGGTGTGCTCAAGGTAAGCCAGCAGAAACTCATTCACTGCCTGATTCTGGGCTCTCGCCTAAATATCAGATAAATTCAGGTTTTATACCAAGTGCATGCAGTGACCATCTCCATTTTTATCTAGATGTACTGCTGTGTTCCATTGGTATGCTCTGTAAAGTCAGTACTATGCTGTATAATCTGATGTGGGTTCTGCTTGATAGAAAGAAGAGACCTTTATTAATTCTTTGTGTTTAGAATGTAGCTTAAATCTCTCCTGCTTAATGATGAAATggttaagaaagaaaacaccatTTCCATAGACACGTATGAAAAAATCTGTTGCTAGGTGTTAGGTTTTAGCTTCAAGTGCTTGAACAGCCTGAAGGATTCTGTCAAAAAGCCCAAGATACAGTTAAAAATCAACTAAACCTACTGTACAAGTGCCAATGTTTTTCCTGGACTGGCTCAGTCAGAGGGGGAACTCAATTTGCTAATTCAAGTTTCCCATAAACATCACTGCTCTGCAGGTGGTTTCCAGGAATAAATTCCCCATCCTTACAAAGACCCATGTGTAAAAATATCCCCAAGTTAAAACACAGCTGTTTTAGTAGACTAAAACAGGTCAAACAACTTAAATGTTAATACTAATTTCACAAGTGTTATCTTGAAAGCTAAGACTCAAACTGTAAGTGCATAACAGCTCTTTCTATCCATAGCTGTCCCACCACTGGATTATAATGAAATGGGAGATGTTGTTCATCAATTAGAACATCGGGTGTCCAAGCTTGAAGAAGGTAATTTATCTGCCTTTACTTCTGCTGTAGCTGAATTGTTAAGCATTAGCAAAATGAGCAACAAAATggcttctaaaaaaaaatttctgcaaTTTTATTACATTCCATTTATATTTTGCTCCCTGGTAGACAGGACAAGGAtatgaacatttaaaaacataaaccaaTCGGAACCAGATCATATCTGTGATCCTACCCACTCAATGATTTCTATACTTCATACCCTTGTATTCTGCAAACCATCTCTGAGAGCTTATACAAAGTCCAGGGACTCAAAGAATAATATACTTTTCCCAAATTTAGAATTCCTtactccttttcctccttcttcaaACTCTGTCATGTATCacctgtttcattttctgtgtatttgtttttctttcttcccccccaTCTTTTCAGATCTCTTCTGGCTTTTGGgggttgtctttttttctattttccttttttttaatctttgttttcaagttttcatCTCCTTTACTGTGTTCTGGGCTAACTGTAAAGTTATGGAAGGAAACAGCAGGAAGTACGATTGGCAGCAAAGAGACAACAAAACAATGCATAAAAGCTTAAAGTTTTCACCTCATCTTGCAGTCCTCCACTTGGAAAAGATGATAACAACATCAGGAGAAAAAGTATTTGCTACCAATGGGGAAAGAGCCGATTTTGATACTGCagtgaaaaaatgcaaagaggcTGGAGGGTCTATTGCCAGTCCAAGGAACCCCAAGGAGAACGATGCCATTCTCTACTTTGTGAAAAAGTTTAATACCTACGCCTACCTGGGGATAAAGGCATCTCTGATTCCAAGCAAGTTCCAGTTCCTGGATGGCACCCCACTGACATACACTAACTGGCATTCAAATGAACCTTCTGGCAAAGGAGAAGAGGCATGTGTGGAGATGTACACTGATGGTACCTGGAATGACAAAGTGTGCAGAAAGAGTCGCCTTATTGTCTGCCAGTTTTAGTTGCTTCCCCTCACTTCTCTCTGGCAGGCTTGCTGGAGCAGGCTTTCCTATCCCTTGCCTCTTCACTTGTAGCTTGAGCTCAGCTAATGCAGCATGGAAAAGCcacacttctccagcctgatttgtcttttaaacaccagccataaagagaaaattacttctaGCAAGAATGGTGGTCATTTTGTCTGTTCTGTTATTCACTGCCCACAGGTTCCTACTGCTCTGTTAACCTGCTGACTCActgcaaaagtaaaaaagcagttttcttagGCACATATCTAAAGTTGCATGTGGCCACAAGATCTTCCAGCACCCCTAACTTGTGTATGTTTTGATCCTTCCTATAAATTTCCCTTACCAAACCTACCCATACAGACACTCCTGCTGCCACTGATGTTGCTCAGCCTGTGTCTCCTGCCATCCTCACCTCTAATCCCATCCCTTAGAGAAGAAATTAAGCAGTGCTGCTAAGGGTGACACTGAGCTGTGAGTGCTCAGCTACCTTGTATTTCCTATGGGAAACCTTTAGGGAAGAGGTCTCTAACCCTCACATGCCTGAAAAGTGGTGACAAGAAGTCACCTTGtcctgagctgctccatcaaCTCTTAATCCCTTTCCTGCCTCAGTGGTAGCAGCACAAGAAGCCAGAGGTCCCATGCCACATGGGATGAGCATGAAGAAAGCACACAGGAGCTGACATGAGTTTCGGAGCCCTGGGGTTTGGTGAGATAAGAAAGCCATTacaaggcaaatattttttcaagctACATTGTAGAGAGATTCAGCTACAGCTGGTTTGTGGGCACCAAAGAGCTGCTTGGCAAAACCTGATTGGAATTCCCATAGAGCTGAACTTGGTGTTGATGcctgtgtttttaaagcagCCTATACTCTGCACTCACTGCAGAAGCTGCTCAGAGCTTGCAAACTCCAGGTGAAAATAAAGGATTAAGACAAAGCTTTGCTACTGGTATCCAGTCACCTACTGGAGCTGAGTAATTCCTAAGGCCAAAGGCACAGTCGTGCATCATAACAAGCACATCCAGAGTTGTCTaggatttatttcctttcctctgggGCAGTTGATTTCAACATAGCTTAGGCAATAGAGGTTCAGCTCCAGAACATGGTTCAAAGGCTGTCTAGGGCATGCCTCCATGTACAGCAAGCCAAAGGCCTGGCTCTCAGTCACAGACCCACACAAACTTTGCTAGATCCAGCCTGGCCGTGGAGAGTTCAGCAAGGAAACCTTCAGCTCCAGagccatccctgctcctctctccctctgagctccaggagggcagaagagctgcagtgtgcaggtacctggggagggaaggaaagctgCTCCCATCTGGGGGGAGTGCAGGGCTCAGCACAGGGGCTGCCTGGAGCCTCACAGCTGAGCACATGGCTGggatttcagagcagcagctggccAAGCACAGCATTCCAGCCCAGGCTAAAAGTCACTTACTCAAATACATTCTCACCACCTGCTCTGTGTCAAGGCATGGATCTTCATGCCTTGTTCATGGCCTTTGTTCAGCCCTCTGCTTCATGTCATGGTCTCCAAATCATTCTTGCTGCTATTCTCTGCAAACTAACCAATTTATCTTACAGGTGCTTGCTTAGGATGATGAATGCAGCAAGGCTAATGTCAAACCACCACACCTCTCTTCTGGAATAATTTGGTACCTGCAGGTGGTCTGCTTCACAGGTTAATTATTCACTTTAGCAATATTCACATCCTTCATCACAATAATGCATACTAAATGGGACAGTATTTCCCTGTTCCAGGAAC
Protein-coding regions in this window:
- the LOC103531464 gene encoding pulmonary surfactant-associated protein A2 produces the protein MLPPQLFHKILGVAFFVLPWCAQAVPPLDYNEMGDVVHQLEHRVSKLEEVLHLEKMITTSGEKVFATNGERADFDTAVKKCKEAGGSIASPRNPKENDAILYFVKKFNTYAYLGIKASLIPSKFQFLDGTPLTYTNWHSNEPSGKGEEACVEMYTDGTWNDKVCRKSRLIVCQF